A window of the Streptomyces sp. NBC_00250 genome harbors these coding sequences:
- a CDS encoding class I SAM-dependent methyltransferase: MTGCRLCGSAALAGVVDLGATPPCESFLAADQLDQPEPAYPLHLRVCTDCWLAQIPPLITPEDTFSEYAYFSSFSTSWVEHARVFVSEAVERVGLGPEAFVVEVASNDGYLLRHVVDRGIRCLGIEPSVNVGATARDAGVPTLTEFLSPDTGAAVRAEHGPADLVVANNVYAHIPDVVGFTEGLRALVADDGWVSIEVQHLLTLIEENQYDTIYHEHFQYYTVASAIRALASGGLALVDVELLPTHGGSIRLWARPAEVAGEPTTRVADVLAREKAAGLQELSGYTEFSARVAKVRRDLLRFLIEAAERGETVVGYGAPGKGNTLLNHCGIRPDLLAYTVDRNPYKHGRFTPGTRIPILPPERIAADRPDYVLVLPWNLRDELIEQLSFVHEWGGRLVFPIPELSVVEVKA, translated from the coding sequence ATGACTGGTTGCCGACTCTGCGGTTCGGCGGCGCTGGCCGGCGTCGTCGATCTGGGGGCGACCCCGCCGTGCGAGAGCTTTCTCGCCGCGGACCAACTGGACCAGCCGGAGCCCGCGTACCCGCTGCACCTGCGGGTCTGCACCGATTGCTGGCTCGCGCAGATACCGCCGCTGATCACGCCGGAGGATACGTTCAGCGAGTACGCGTACTTCTCCTCCTTCTCCACCTCCTGGGTGGAGCACGCGCGCGTGTTCGTCTCCGAGGCCGTGGAGCGGGTGGGGCTCGGCCCCGAGGCCTTCGTGGTCGAGGTCGCGAGCAACGACGGCTATCTGCTGCGGCACGTGGTGGACCGGGGGATCCGCTGCCTCGGCATCGAGCCGTCGGTGAACGTCGGTGCCACGGCGCGCGACGCGGGTGTGCCCACGCTCACGGAGTTCCTGTCCCCGGACACCGGTGCGGCCGTCCGCGCCGAGCACGGTCCGGCGGATCTGGTCGTGGCCAACAACGTGTACGCGCACATCCCCGATGTGGTCGGCTTCACCGAGGGCCTGCGCGCCCTGGTCGCCGACGACGGCTGGGTCTCCATCGAGGTGCAGCACCTGCTGACCCTGATCGAGGAGAACCAGTACGACACGATCTACCACGAGCACTTCCAGTACTACACGGTCGCGTCCGCGATCCGTGCGCTCGCGAGCGGCGGACTCGCGCTCGTGGACGTCGAGTTGCTGCCCACGCACGGCGGCTCCATCCGGCTGTGGGCCCGGCCGGCCGAGGTGGCCGGTGAGCCGACCACGAGGGTGGCCGACGTACTGGCCCGGGAGAAGGCCGCCGGGCTGCAGGAGCTGTCCGGCTACACCGAGTTCTCCGCCCGGGTGGCCAAGGTGCGCCGGGACCTCCTGCGGTTCCTCATCGAGGCGGCAGAACGCGGCGAGACGGTCGTCGGCTACGGCGCCCCGGGCAAGGGCAACACCCTGCTCAACCATTGCGGCATCCGGCCCGACCTGCTCGCCTACACGGTCGACCGCAACCCCTACAAGCACGGCAGGTTCACGCCGGGCACCCGCATCCCGATCCTGCCGCCCGAGCGGATAGCCGCCGACAGGCCCGACTACGTCCTCGTTCTCCCGTGGAACCTGCGGGACGAGCTGATCGAGCAGCTGTCCTTCGTGCACGAGTGGGGCGGCCGGCTGGTCTTCCCCATCCCGGAACTGAGCGTTGTCGAGGTGAAGGCATGA
- a CDS encoding glucose-1-phosphate cytidylyltransferase, with protein MKVVLFCGGYGMRMRNGTSDDVPKPMAMVGPRPLIWHVMRYYAHYGHTEFVLCLGYGAHHIKDFFLNYEETTSNDFVLRGGRTELLSTDISDWTITFAQTGIESPIGERLRRVRHHLDGDEMFLANYADVLTDAPLPEMIDRFAQRDAGASMMVVPPQQSFHCVDLGEDGLVGGITAVSDMPLWENGGYFVLRQEVFDHIPENGDLVADGCAQLAKRGRLSAFQHRGFWKPTDTVKERAALDASYARGDRPWAVWERDTAGATA; from the coding sequence ATGAAGGTCGTCCTGTTCTGCGGCGGTTACGGGATGCGGATGCGCAACGGCACCTCCGACGACGTGCCCAAGCCGATGGCGATGGTCGGCCCGCGGCCGCTGATCTGGCACGTGATGCGCTACTACGCGCACTACGGGCACACCGAGTTCGTCCTGTGCCTCGGGTACGGCGCGCACCACATCAAGGACTTCTTCCTCAACTACGAGGAGACGACGTCCAACGACTTCGTGCTGCGGGGCGGGCGGACCGAGCTGCTGTCCACCGACATATCCGACTGGACGATCACGTTCGCGCAGACCGGCATCGAGTCGCCGATCGGGGAGCGGCTGCGCCGGGTCCGGCACCATCTGGACGGCGACGAGATGTTCCTCGCCAACTACGCCGACGTGCTCACCGACGCCCCGCTGCCGGAGATGATCGACCGTTTCGCGCAGCGCGACGCCGGCGCGTCGATGATGGTGGTGCCGCCGCAGCAGTCGTTCCACTGCGTGGACCTGGGCGAGGACGGCCTGGTCGGGGGCATCACCGCGGTGAGCGACATGCCGCTGTGGGAGAACGGCGGCTACTTCGTGCTCCGCCAGGAGGTCTTCGACCACATACCCGAGAACGGGGACCTGGTCGCCGACGGCTGTGCCCAACTGGCCAAGCGCGGGAGGCTGTCGGCCTTCCAGCACCGCGGCTTCTGGAAGCCGACCGACACCGTGAAGGAGCGGGCGGCGCTCGACGCCTCCTACGCCCGGGGCGACCGCCCCTGGGCCGTGTGGGAGCGGGACACCGCGGGAGCGACCGCGTGA
- a CDS encoding PIG-L deacetylase family protein — MIRLGAGRLERIVAVGAHCDDIAIGAGGTLLTLCLARPGVRVDALVLSGGGSEREEEERAALAAFCPGADLRLTVLKLPDGRMPTHWEEAKAAVEELRGQTDPDLVLAPRTDDAHQDHRGLARLMPTAFRDHLVLGYEIVKWDGDLGRPSAYQPLSPEIAEEKVRLLQEHYPSQRHRPWYDREAFLGLARIRGIECHARYAEAFAVTKLTLDLGE; from the coding sequence GTGATCCGGCTCGGCGCCGGGCGCCTGGAGCGGATCGTCGCAGTCGGGGCGCACTGCGACGACATCGCCATCGGCGCCGGCGGCACGCTGCTGACGCTGTGCCTCGCCCGGCCGGGTGTGCGGGTCGACGCGCTGGTGCTCTCCGGCGGTGGCAGCGAGCGCGAGGAGGAGGAGCGGGCCGCGCTCGCCGCCTTCTGTCCGGGCGCCGACCTGCGGCTGACCGTGCTCAAGCTGCCGGACGGCCGGATGCCCACCCACTGGGAGGAGGCCAAGGCCGCGGTCGAGGAGCTGCGCGGGCAGACCGATCCGGATCTGGTCCTCGCGCCCCGCACCGATGACGCGCACCAGGACCACCGCGGCCTGGCGCGGCTGATGCCCACCGCGTTCCGCGACCACCTGGTGCTCGGCTACGAGATCGTCAAGTGGGACGGCGATCTCGGCCGTCCTTCGGCGTACCAGCCGCTCTCGCCGGAGATCGCCGAAGAGAAGGTGCGGCTGTTGCAGGAGCACTACCCCTCGCAACGGCACCGGCCCTGGTACGACCGGGAGGCCTTCCTCGGCCTCGCACGCATCCGCGGAATCGAATGCCACGCACGCTACGCCGAGGCGTTCGCCGTCACCAAACTCACTCTCGACCTGGGGGAATGA
- a CDS encoding NAD-dependent epimerase/dehydratase family protein produces the protein MRVLLTGHQGYLGTVMAPVLAAAGHEVVGLDSGLFADCVLGPPPADPSGHRVDLRDVTAEHLAGVDAVIHLAALSNDPLGSLAPDLTYDINHHASVRLAELARDAGVRRYLYASTCSVYGASGDPDLSNLVNEDAPLRPVTPYAESKVRVEDDLHALADGDFTPVYMRNATAFGFSPRLRADIVLNNLVGHALLSGEVLVMSDGTPWRPLVHAADIARAFTAALTAPREAVHDRAFNIGSEINNVTVAEIAEQVAEAVSGSKVVITGETGADPRSYRVDFARFRAAIPDFDCEWTVKQGALELADAYRKFGLTQEDFARRFTRLAVLRAASEAGAVDSTLRWRR, from the coding sequence TTGCGCGTACTGCTGACCGGACACCAGGGCTACCTGGGCACCGTGATGGCTCCCGTCCTCGCGGCCGCCGGACACGAGGTCGTCGGCCTCGACTCGGGCCTGTTCGCGGACTGCGTCCTCGGCCCGCCGCCCGCGGACCCGTCCGGGCACCGGGTGGACCTGCGCGACGTCACGGCCGAGCACCTGGCCGGGGTGGACGCCGTGATCCATCTGGCCGCGCTCTCCAACGACCCGCTGGGATCGCTGGCGCCCGACCTCACCTACGACATCAACCACCACGCCTCCGTACGGCTGGCCGAGCTGGCCCGCGACGCCGGAGTGCGACGCTACCTGTACGCGTCCACCTGCTCGGTCTACGGCGCCTCGGGCGACCCCGACTTGTCGAACTTGGTGAACGAGGACGCCCCGCTGCGCCCGGTGACGCCGTACGCGGAGTCCAAGGTGCGGGTCGAGGACGACCTGCACGCGCTCGCCGACGGCGACTTCACCCCGGTGTACATGCGCAACGCCACCGCGTTCGGCTTCTCACCCCGGTTGCGCGCCGACATCGTGCTGAACAACCTGGTGGGTCACGCGCTGCTGTCCGGCGAAGTGCTCGTGATGTCCGACGGCACCCCGTGGCGCCCGCTGGTGCACGCCGCCGACATCGCACGGGCCTTCACGGCCGCGCTGACCGCGCCGCGTGAAGCGGTGCACGACCGGGCGTTCAACATCGGCAGCGAGATCAACAACGTCACGGTCGCCGAGATCGCCGAGCAGGTCGCCGAGGCGGTGTCCGGCTCGAAGGTGGTGATCACCGGGGAGACCGGTGCCGATCCGCGGTCGTACCGGGTGGACTTCGCCCGGTTCCGCGCCGCGATCCCCGACTTCGACTGCGAGTGGACGGTGAAGCAGGGTGCGCTCGAACTCGCCGACGCCTACCGGAAGTTCGGGCTGACCCAGGAGGACTTCGCGCGGCGCTTCACCCGTCTCGCCGTGCTGCGCGCGGCGTCCGAGGCCGGCGCCGTCGACAGCACCCTGCGGTGGCGCCGATGA
- a CDS encoding DUF4910 domain-containing protein, protein MAPMTSIGEEMHALVERLYPLCRSITGDGVRATLEIIGEYVPLEVHEVPTGTQVLDWTVPQEWNIRDAYVADTAGNRVVDFAASSLHVLGYSVPVSRTMPLAELREHLHTLPDHPSWVPYRTSYYTPDWGFCLAQETLDALPDGEYEVRIDSTLADGHLTYAEHVVPGQVPDEVIVSCHVCHPSLANDNLAGIAVATFLARALAQGTPYYTYRFIYAPGTIGAITWLARNAERIERVKHGLVLACAGDSGRLTYKQSRRGDAEIDQVMRHVLAATERPHHVTEFTPYGYDERQYCSPGFDLGVGSLSRTPYAGYPEYHTSADNPDFVSPAAMADTLDVCREAFAVLDRNRRYLNLSPYGEPQLGRRGLYESLGGRSDAKQAQMAMLWVLSLSDGEHGLLDVAERSGLPFDTVVVAADALGAAGLIKA, encoded by the coding sequence GTGGCGCCGATGACCTCGATCGGTGAGGAGATGCACGCGCTGGTGGAGCGGTTGTACCCGCTGTGCCGGAGCATCACGGGCGACGGTGTGCGCGCCACCCTGGAGATCATCGGCGAGTACGTTCCGCTTGAGGTGCACGAGGTGCCGACCGGGACGCAGGTGCTCGACTGGACGGTGCCGCAGGAGTGGAACATCCGGGACGCGTACGTCGCCGACACCGCCGGCAACCGGGTGGTCGACTTCGCCGCGTCCAGCCTGCACGTACTCGGCTACAGCGTGCCGGTGTCGCGGACGATGCCACTGGCCGAGCTGCGCGAACATCTGCACACCCTGCCGGACCACCCGAGCTGGGTGCCGTACCGCACCAGTTACTACACGCCGGATTGGGGGTTCTGCCTGGCCCAGGAGACCTTGGACGCGCTGCCGGACGGCGAGTACGAGGTGCGCATCGACTCCACGCTCGCGGACGGGCACCTCACCTACGCCGAGCACGTGGTCCCCGGGCAGGTCCCCGACGAGGTGATCGTCTCCTGCCACGTCTGCCACCCGTCCTTGGCCAACGACAACCTGGCGGGCATCGCGGTGGCGACGTTCCTGGCCAGGGCGCTGGCGCAGGGGACGCCGTACTACACCTACCGGTTCATCTACGCGCCCGGCACCATCGGGGCGATCACCTGGCTGGCCCGCAACGCGGAGCGGATCGAGCGGGTCAAGCACGGGCTCGTACTGGCCTGCGCGGGCGACTCGGGCCGGCTGACGTACAAGCAGAGCAGACGCGGCGACGCGGAGATCGACCAGGTGATGAGGCATGTCCTCGCCGCCACCGAACGCCCGCACCACGTCACCGAGTTCACTCCGTACGGCTACGACGAGCGGCAGTACTGCTCGCCCGGGTTCGATCTCGGTGTGGGATCGCTCAGCCGGACCCCGTACGCCGGGTATCCCGAGTACCACACCTCGGCCGACAACCCGGACTTCGTCTCCCCGGCGGCGATGGCGGACACGCTCGACGTCTGCCGCGAGGCGTTCGCCGTCCTCGACCGCAACCGGCGGTACCTCAACCTCAGCCCCTACGGCGAACCGCAGCTGGGACGGCGGGGGTTGTACGAGTCGCTCGGCGGCCGCAGCGACGCCAAGCAGGCCCAGATGGCCATGCTCTGGGTGCTCAGCCTCTCCGACGGCGAGCACGGTCTGCTCGACGTCGCCGAGCGGTCCGGGCTGCCGTTCGACACGGTCGTCGTCGCGGCCGATGCCCTGGGTGCCGCCGGGCTGATCAAGGCATGA
- a CDS encoding glycosyltransferase family 2 protein produces MTARPRLSIGLPVYNGEEYLAESLDALLGQTYEDFELVISDNASTDGTQDIARRYADKDSRIRYIRLPRNIGAAPNHNYVFTECRGELFKWASHDDLYARDLLRRCVEALDERPEVILAHADQAVIDGEGQVKVPYEYTLATSSRHAPERFRSMLFEPGGDDFYGVMRADVLRRVKPHDSYHHADRTFVSEIGLHGPFHQVPELLYFRRDHPTRAERANPSKRSRCVNLDPRRAGLLHPTPRLLAEYVWGFVSAIRRAPLSAADRRACYGHLAAWATSRVRPGAGERVEDRAPVDPARLTVSVDALVAGREGRRQA; encoded by the coding sequence ATGACCGCCCGACCCCGGCTCAGCATCGGCCTGCCCGTGTACAACGGCGAGGAGTACCTCGCCGAATCGCTCGACGCCCTGCTGGGCCAGACGTACGAGGACTTCGAACTGGTCATCTCCGACAACGCCTCGACCGACGGTACGCAGGACATCGCCCGCCGGTACGCCGACAAGGACTCACGCATCCGGTACATCCGGCTGCCCCGGAACATCGGCGCGGCACCGAACCACAACTACGTGTTCACCGAGTGCCGCGGCGAGCTGTTCAAGTGGGCCTCCCACGACGACCTGTACGCCCGGGATCTGCTGCGGCGCTGCGTGGAGGCGCTGGACGAGCGGCCGGAGGTGATCCTCGCGCACGCCGACCAGGCCGTCATCGACGGCGAAGGGCAGGTGAAGGTCCCCTACGAGTACACGCTCGCCACCAGCTCCCGGCACGCGCCGGAGCGCTTCCGCAGCATGCTGTTCGAGCCCGGCGGCGACGACTTCTACGGGGTGATGCGGGCCGACGTGCTGCGCCGGGTGAAGCCGCACGACAGCTACCACCACGCGGACCGCACGTTCGTCTCCGAGATCGGCCTGCACGGGCCCTTCCACCAGGTGCCCGAGCTGCTGTACTTCCGCCGCGACCACCCCACCCGCGCCGAGCGGGCCAACCCTTCCAAGCGCTCCCGGTGCGTCAACCTGGACCCTCGCCGGGCGGGCCTCCTGCACCCGACGCCCCGGCTGCTCGCCGAGTACGTCTGGGGCTTCGTCTCGGCGATCCGGCGGGCGCCGCTGTCCGCCGCCGACCGCCGCGCGTGCTACGGGCACCTGGCCGCGTGGGCGACCAGCCGGGTCCGGCCGGGTGCCGGCGAGCGGGTCGAGGACCGCGCCCCGGTCGACCCGGCCCGCCTCACCGTCTCGGTCGACGCCCTGGTCGCCGGCCGCGAGGGGAGGCGGCAGGCATGA
- a CDS encoding polysaccharide pyruvyl transferase family protein — translation MTSADGTPVRVGVFGLLGSGNLGNDGSLEAVLGYLRARHPRAVVDALCGGPEVVKARYGIPATRLHWYRGEYRTASRAGAVAGKGLGKLVDAFRTASWVRRHDVVIVPGMGVLEATLPLRPWGFPYALFLLCASGRLFGTRVALVGVGAAPIGNRATRALVGWSARLATYRSYRDAQSRDALRAMGVDTARDEVHPDLAFALPSLPPPGLSAPPGQGGTPLAPSGPPGPVCVGVMAFHGGDDDRARAEEIHRRYLDGTTRFVRALVEEGRPVRLLTGDEADGSVVSAILDAVDSPLVTAAEAASLADLMKEMAAADTVVATRYHNLVCALKVGVPTLALSYAAKSDALMTEMGLAPYCHPAREVDADRLLDQFRALERRAAELRRTLTERNLTATRRLEGQFTALTAALFPTTDPTHADAHALRETP, via the coding sequence ATGACGTCGGCGGACGGAACCCCGGTACGTGTCGGGGTGTTCGGCCTGCTCGGCTCCGGCAACCTCGGCAACGACGGGTCGCTGGAGGCCGTGCTCGGATACCTCCGCGCACGGCACCCGAGGGCGGTCGTGGACGCGCTGTGCGGCGGACCCGAGGTCGTGAAGGCACGGTACGGGATCCCCGCGACGCGACTGCACTGGTACCGGGGGGAGTACCGGACCGCGTCACGCGCGGGCGCGGTCGCGGGGAAGGGCCTGGGAAAGCTGGTCGACGCCTTCCGCACCGCCTCCTGGGTGCGCCGGCACGACGTGGTGATCGTGCCGGGGATGGGCGTCCTGGAGGCCACGCTGCCGTTGCGGCCCTGGGGCTTCCCGTACGCCCTGTTCCTGCTCTGCGCGTCCGGCCGCCTCTTCGGGACTCGGGTCGCGCTGGTCGGCGTCGGCGCCGCGCCGATCGGCAATCGGGCGACCCGGGCCTTGGTCGGCTGGTCGGCGCGGCTGGCCACGTACCGGTCGTACCGGGACGCCCAGTCCCGCGACGCCCTACGGGCGATGGGCGTGGACACCGCGCGCGACGAGGTCCACCCGGACCTCGCCTTCGCCCTGCCGTCGCTGCCGCCCCCCGGGCTCTCGGCCCCGCCCGGGCAGGGAGGCACCCCCCTCGCGCCCTCGGGTCCGCCGGGTCCGGTCTGCGTCGGCGTCATGGCCTTCCACGGCGGCGACGACGACCGCGCCCGGGCCGAGGAGATCCACCGGCGCTACCTCGACGGGACGACCCGCTTCGTCCGGGCGCTGGTCGAGGAGGGCAGGCCGGTCCGGCTGCTCACCGGCGACGAGGCCGACGGCTCGGTGGTCTCCGCGATCCTCGACGCGGTGGACTCCCCGCTGGTCACCGCCGCCGAAGCGGCCTCGCTGGCCGACCTGATGAAGGAGATGGCGGCTGCCGACACCGTGGTGGCGACCCGCTACCACAACCTGGTCTGCGCCCTGAAGGTCGGCGTGCCGACGCTCGCGCTCAGCTACGCCGCGAAGAGCGACGCCCTCATGACCGAGATGGGCCTCGCCCCGTACTGCCACCCGGCTCGCGAGGTCGACGCCGACCGGCTGCTCGATCAGTTCCGGGCGCTGGAGCGGCGCGCGGCGGAGCTGCGGCGGACCCTCACCGAGCGGAACCTGACCGCCACCCGACGTCTCGAAGGCCAGTTCACCGCCTTGACGGCGGCCCTGTTCCCGACGACCGACCCGACCCACGCCGACGCCCACGCCTTGCGGGAGACCCCATGA
- the rfbC gene encoding dTDP-4-dehydrorhamnose 3,5-epimerase, whose product MKAIEVPEIDGAYLFEPTPYADERGFFCRTFDAEVVRSVGLDPDAFVQDSLSRSARGVLRGMHLRSGAGESKLVRCSYGKVFDVVVDLRRDSPTYRNRAFFELSGETQVTLYIPAGCAHGFQALTETADTSYRIDRPHDPAEDVTIAFDDPELAIPWPLPAVSMSQRDREAPGLAEALKRSL is encoded by the coding sequence ATGAAAGCGATCGAAGTCCCGGAGATCGACGGCGCGTACCTCTTCGAGCCGACACCGTACGCCGACGAGCGCGGCTTCTTCTGCCGCACCTTCGACGCCGAGGTGGTCCGCTCGGTGGGCCTCGACCCGGACGCCTTCGTCCAGGACAGCCTGTCCCGCTCGGCCAGGGGCGTGCTGCGCGGCATGCACCTGCGCTCCGGCGCCGGTGAGTCCAAGCTGGTGCGCTGCTCGTACGGGAAGGTCTTCGACGTCGTCGTCGACCTGCGGCGCGACTCGCCGACCTACCGCAACCGGGCCTTCTTCGAGCTGTCCGGCGAGACGCAGGTGACCCTGTACATCCCCGCGGGGTGCGCGCACGGCTTCCAGGCGCTGACCGAGACCGCCGACACCTCGTACCGGATCGACCGCCCGCACGATCCGGCCGAGGACGTGACGATCGCCTTCGACGACCCGGAGCTCGCCATCCCATGGCCGCTGCCGGCCGTATCGATGTCCCAGCGGGACCGGGAGGCGCCGGGACTCGCCGAGGCCTTGAAGCGGAGCCTCTGA
- a CDS encoding glutamate-1-semialdehyde 2,1-aminomutase, with the protein MDTEEFPLPRSRQANERLHALIPGGAHTYAKGDDQYPENLAPVISHGLGAHVWDVDGNRYIEYGSGLRSVSLGHAHPGVLEAVRREIDRGSNFVRPSIVEVEAAERFLATVPTAEMVKFAKNGSDVTTAAVRLARAVTGRPRVAVCGDHPFFSVDDWFIGTTPMSAGIPASTTELTVAFPYGDLAATEELLTRYQDEVACLILEPAGHAEPPPGYLAGLRELADRHGCVLVFDEMITGLRWSEAGAQGLYGVVPDLSTFGKALGNGFAVSALAGRRDLMEWGGLRHSGDRVFLLSTTHGAETHSLAAAMAVQTTYVEEGVTARLHALGERLAAGVREAAAAMGVGDHLVVRGRASNLVFATLDENRQPSQEYRTLFLGRLLAGGVLAPSFVVSSALDDADIDRTVDVVAQACAVYRKALDASDPTPWLSGRPVKPVFRRLV; encoded by the coding sequence GTGGACACCGAAGAGTTCCCCCTCCCCCGGTCGCGGCAGGCGAACGAGCGGCTGCACGCCCTGATCCCCGGGGGCGCGCACACCTACGCCAAGGGCGACGACCAGTACCCCGAGAACCTGGCCCCGGTCATCAGCCACGGCCTCGGCGCCCACGTGTGGGACGTCGACGGCAACCGCTACATCGAGTACGGGTCAGGGCTGCGGTCGGTCAGCCTCGGTCACGCCCACCCAGGTGTGCTGGAGGCGGTACGGCGGGAGATCGACCGCGGCAGCAACTTCGTCCGGCCGTCCATCGTGGAGGTCGAGGCCGCGGAACGCTTCCTGGCCACCGTACCGACCGCCGAGATGGTCAAGTTCGCGAAGAACGGCTCCGATGTCACCACCGCCGCGGTGCGCCTCGCCCGCGCGGTCACCGGGCGCCCCCGGGTGGCCGTCTGCGGCGACCATCCGTTCTTCTCCGTCGACGACTGGTTCATCGGCACCACACCGATGTCCGCCGGCATTCCCGCGTCGACCACCGAGCTCACCGTGGCGTTCCCCTACGGGGACCTGGCCGCCACGGAGGAACTGCTCACCCGGTACCAGGACGAGGTCGCCTGTCTGATCCTCGAACCCGCCGGCCACGCCGAGCCGCCGCCGGGGTACCTCGCCGGCCTGCGCGAACTGGCCGACCGGCACGGCTGCGTACTGGTCTTCGACGAGATGATCACCGGCTTGCGCTGGTCCGAGGCGGGCGCCCAGGGTCTGTACGGCGTCGTCCCCGACCTCTCCACGTTCGGCAAGGCGCTGGGCAACGGGTTCGCCGTCTCCGCGCTGGCCGGGCGCCGCGATCTGATGGAGTGGGGCGGGCTGCGGCACTCCGGCGACCGGGTGTTCCTGCTGTCCACCACGCACGGTGCGGAGACGCACTCGCTGGCCGCGGCGATGGCCGTGCAGACGACCTACGTCGAGGAGGGCGTCACCGCGCGGCTGCACGCCCTCGGCGAGCGGTTGGCCGCCGGGGTCCGCGAGGCCGCGGCCGCCATGGGCGTCGGCGACCACCTCGTCGTCCGTGGCCGGGCCAGCAACCTGGTCTTCGCCACCCTCGACGAGAACCGGCAGCCGTCGCAGGAGTACCGCACCCTGTTCCTGGGCCGACTCCTGGCGGGTGGGGTCCTCGCCCCGTCGTTCGTGGTGAGCAGCGCGCTCGACGACGCCGACATCGACCGCACCGTCGACGTGGTGGCCCAGGCGTGTGCGGTGTACCGGAAGGCACTGGACGCCTCCGACCCCACCCCGTGGCTGTCCGGGAGGCCGGTGAAGCCGGTGTTCCGCCGCCTGGTGTGA
- a CDS encoding phosphatase PAP2 family protein: protein MERLAEGDRPAPVVLLPSLRAWLGLTAVLGALVVVVLGVLYADAGRSGTVDARIVAAVEGVGPRGRQVALATDFLGEPMGAAALVAATVTGCLLLRRPRAAVLVVAGVGITVATTRLLKHLVGRTIHGEENLSYPSGHTGFLTALALAVALLATGRFGLGRTAGVSLVLAAALAAGAAMGWAQVVLGAHYPTDVLGGWCTALAVVPATAWLVDRISGHGRWQRR, encoded by the coding sequence TTGGAACGCCTGGCCGAAGGGGACCGGCCCGCACCCGTGGTGCTGCTCCCGTCGTTGCGCGCGTGGCTCGGGCTGACCGCTGTCCTCGGCGCACTGGTCGTCGTCGTGCTCGGAGTCCTGTACGCCGACGCCGGCCGGTCCGGCACGGTGGACGCGCGGATCGTGGCGGCGGTGGAGGGTGTGGGGCCGAGGGGGCGGCAGGTCGCCCTGGCCACGGACTTCCTGGGCGAACCCATGGGAGCCGCGGCGCTGGTCGCGGCCACCGTGACGGGCTGCCTGCTGCTGCGGCGTCCTCGCGCGGCGGTGCTCGTCGTCGCCGGTGTCGGCATCACCGTGGCGACGACGAGGCTCCTCAAGCACCTGGTGGGACGCACCATCCACGGCGAGGAGAACCTGTCCTACCCGAGCGGGCACACCGGCTTCCTCACCGCGCTCGCCCTCGCGGTGGCGCTGCTCGCGACCGGCCGGTTCGGCCTCGGCAGGACGGCCGGCGTCTCGCTCGTGCTCGCGGCGGCGCTGGCCGCCGGTGCCGCCATGGGCTGGGCGCAGGTCGTCCTGGGCGCCCACTACCCGACCGACGTCCTCGGCGGCTGGTGCACCGCGCTGGCGGTCGTTCCGGCGACCGCGTGGCTGGTCGACCGGATCTCCGGCCACGGTCGGTGGCAGCGCCGCTGA